Proteins encoded in a region of the Isosphaeraceae bacterium EP7 genome:
- a CDS encoding FG-GAP-like repeat-containing protein: MSTLRRPSRALRPSLAPNFEPLEPRQLLASALLRDISQIPTAGEFASTFAYQGSIYFTASDNTGPLPVLYRTDGTTGVTTMVGEFGLPSNSVEFDGSLYFVSQDRFLDPRRLWKITGTADPVRITDFSPFSPHIYRYIPPQLTVAGDLLYFVANDASGGIQIYRTDGTDAGTKVLKVPVPGSSSYVTNLTAVGNSLYFATNDFETSSRGLWKTDGTPEGTVHVADMPGGPILFDSYSAFARTWTSIGDTLYFTDRIDNGPTEVPGFGLFKSDGTAAGTVLVKSYTPPGRPDLTWSTSYSPIVAFQGSIYFADGGNDTYGLWKSDGTAAGTVRLKSVLPADSDSQRPPTSEFVEFNGELFFNADTPYGVQLWKTDGTAAGTVPVTTGDDVPQHPRFLTVVGTTLYFAANSITAGNEVWKTDGTAAGTVVLKDVNPGLHDAFNLLYPGYQGASGPLFTSSGNTLYFVANDGVHGASLYKSDGTDPGTVLVKSLKGGTNSTSLEIWDDSAVELGGYTYFVVKVYDDPAGPNTVLYRTDGTAPGTTRVTSQVSPYPRLTAFKGKIYFAANEATHGTELWVTDGTEAGTHIVQDIVPGPNSAQADQLEAGGDWLYFVAYDPNVGKQLYKTDGTTAGTTVVKLIRSEKSYFSDSSGSSVSNLSYVNGTLYFSANDGTHGAEPWKTDGTEAGTVMVADVNPGPGSSNPSEFQASGNSVVFNASGLDEVPQHWSTDGTSAGTLRISPRPIPAFSSFRNQTAMLGGTLYYFVTPEGSSGVQLWKTDGTAAGTGRVANLTETDTDRGKTIIAFRGAIYVAISNVGLFKSDGTEAGTGRLTSVIPKSQVNNTSAVPFVIAGHFLYFSAGDDAHGLELWRTDGTPEGTMLAEDIIPGKLSSSAIPLAAIGSRLLVAASDGIHGNEPWVVGDTSPAPRAPNDFDGDGKSDIGVYMPDSAQWVVRNSSGIDASATVWGNTAGSTTILSGDFDGDGKADLVTYDLTSAIWSIRPSSGVSPFSVVWGRAGSGDVPVVADFDGDGKDDLAVYSPDTAQWSIRSASGASSYVIVWGLAGNPDQQPVAADYDGDGKADLAVFEHATGLWTIRNSGGAQASVINCGFFRPDEIPVMADYDGDGKADPAVYIPATAQWIIAESAGANLPVVVWGQTSTDIPLTGDYDGDGKADFAVYRPSTAQWFIRNSSDLSATVVVWGRAGSGDIPLIRRTADGNDAITSRPAASARQASPAAQSVAPPALTVPAASASPPIITARAVPNSAASRARLLGATPRRTPPPAEAPLTMAAPDSAPPGKARRFNAWNHHH; the protein is encoded by the coding sequence ATGAGCACCCTCCGACGACCCAGCCGGGCCCTGCGCCCAAGCCTCGCCCCCAACTTCGAGCCCCTGGAGCCCCGCCAGCTCCTCGCCTCGGCGTTGCTTCGGGATATCAGCCAGATCCCGACCGCCGGCGAATTTGCATCAACCTTCGCCTATCAGGGCTCGATCTACTTCACCGCCTCCGACAACACCGGTCCCTTACCCGTCCTTTACCGGACCGATGGCACGACGGGCGTCACCACGATGGTCGGTGAGTTCGGGCTGCCCTCCAACTCGGTGGAGTTCGACGGGTCGCTCTATTTCGTGTCGCAGGATCGATTCCTGGATCCGCGCCGACTCTGGAAGATCACCGGCACGGCCGATCCGGTCCGGATCACCGACTTCTCACCCTTTTCGCCACATATCTACAGGTACATACCACCCCAGCTCACCGTGGCCGGTGATCTGCTCTACTTCGTCGCCAACGACGCTTCTGGGGGAATTCAGATCTACCGGACGGACGGGACCGACGCGGGCACCAAGGTCCTCAAGGTCCCTGTCCCCGGCAGTTCCTCGTACGTGACGAATCTCACGGCCGTCGGAAACTCCCTTTATTTCGCCACCAACGACTTCGAGACCTCCTCCCGAGGACTCTGGAAGACCGACGGGACGCCAGAGGGAACCGTTCACGTCGCCGACATGCCCGGCGGCCCGATCTTGTTCGATTCCTACTCCGCATTTGCGAGGACCTGGACGTCGATCGGCGACACCCTCTATTTCACCGATCGCATCGACAATGGCCCGACCGAGGTGCCCGGCTTCGGGCTGTTCAAGAGCGACGGGACCGCAGCAGGAACCGTCCTCGTCAAGAGTTACACCCCGCCCGGTCGCCCCGACCTCACCTGGTCGACCTCTTACTCGCCGATCGTGGCTTTCCAGGGCTCGATCTACTTCGCCGATGGCGGCAACGACACCTACGGGCTCTGGAAGTCCGACGGCACCGCGGCTGGCACCGTCCGGCTCAAGAGTGTCCTCCCAGCCGACAGCGATTCCCAGAGGCCTCCGACCTCGGAATTCGTTGAATTCAACGGTGAACTCTTCTTCAACGCCGACACCCCCTACGGTGTCCAGCTCTGGAAGACCGACGGCACCGCGGCAGGAACCGTGCCGGTCACGACCGGCGACGATGTCCCCCAACATCCTCGCTTCCTGACCGTGGTCGGCACAACGCTCTACTTCGCGGCCAACTCGATCACCGCCGGCAACGAGGTCTGGAAGACCGACGGCACCGCGGCCGGCACGGTCGTCCTCAAGGACGTTAATCCCGGGCTGCACGACGCATTCAACCTCCTGTATCCAGGCTACCAAGGCGCGAGCGGCCCCCTCTTCACGTCGTCGGGCAACACCCTCTATTTCGTCGCCAACGATGGAGTCCATGGCGCCTCGCTCTACAAGTCCGATGGCACCGACCCCGGGACCGTGCTGGTCAAGAGCTTGAAAGGTGGCACGAACTCAACGTCCCTGGAAATTTGGGACGACAGCGCGGTCGAGTTGGGGGGATACACCTACTTCGTCGTCAAAGTTTATGATGACCCGGCCGGCCCCAACACGGTCCTATATCGCACGGACGGCACCGCCCCCGGGACGACCAGGGTCACGTCGCAGGTCTCCCCGTACCCACGCCTCACGGCCTTCAAGGGGAAAATCTACTTCGCCGCGAACGAGGCCACCCATGGCACCGAACTCTGGGTCACCGACGGCACCGAGGCCGGCACGCACATCGTCCAGGATATCGTTCCCGGCCCCAACTCGGCGCAGGCGGACCAGTTGGAGGCCGGCGGCGACTGGCTCTACTTCGTCGCGTATGACCCCAACGTCGGCAAGCAGCTCTACAAGACCGACGGCACGACCGCGGGAACGACCGTGGTCAAATTGATCCGATCCGAGAAATCCTACTTCAGCGACAGTTCGGGTTCGTCCGTCTCCAATCTCTCCTACGTGAACGGCACCCTCTACTTCTCGGCCAACGACGGCACCCACGGCGCCGAGCCCTGGAAGACCGACGGCACCGAGGCGGGTACGGTGATGGTCGCCGACGTCAACCCGGGGCCCGGCTCCTCGAATCCATCCGAGTTCCAAGCGTCCGGCAACTCGGTCGTCTTCAACGCATCGGGCCTCGACGAAGTGCCGCAGCACTGGTCGACCGACGGCACCTCGGCGGGAACTTTGAGGATCAGCCCCCGTCCAATTCCCGCCTTTAGCAGTTTCAGGAATCAGACGGCGATGCTCGGCGGCACGCTCTATTACTTCGTCACTCCTGAGGGCAGCAGCGGGGTTCAACTCTGGAAGACCGACGGCACCGCGGCTGGCACCGGCCGGGTCGCCAACCTGACTGAGACAGACACGGACAGAGGCAAAACCATCATCGCCTTCAGAGGGGCCATCTACGTCGCGATCTCGAACGTCGGACTCTTCAAGAGCGACGGAACCGAGGCCGGCACGGGCCGTCTCACGTCCGTCATTCCGAAGTCCCAAGTCAACAATACCTCGGCAGTCCCCTTCGTGATCGCGGGCCACTTCCTTTATTTCTCCGCGGGCGATGACGCGCACGGCCTGGAACTCTGGCGGACCGACGGCACCCCCGAGGGGACCATGCTGGCCGAGGACATCATCCCCGGGAAGCTCAGCTCATCCGCCATCCCCCTGGCGGCCATCGGCTCACGGCTGCTCGTCGCCGCATCCGACGGTATCCACGGCAACGAGCCCTGGGTCGTGGGCGACACGTCGCCGGCTCCGCGCGCTCCGAATGACTTCGACGGCGACGGCAAGTCCGACATCGGCGTCTACATGCCCGACTCGGCGCAGTGGGTTGTCCGCAACTCGTCGGGAATCGACGCATCGGCAACCGTCTGGGGTAACACGGCCGGCTCGACGACGATCCTCTCCGGCGACTTCGACGGCGACGGCAAGGCCGACCTGGTGACCTACGACCTGACGTCGGCCATCTGGTCGATCAGGCCATCCTCGGGCGTCTCGCCCTTCTCGGTGGTCTGGGGCAGGGCGGGCAGCGGCGATGTGCCCGTCGTGGCCGACTTCGACGGCGACGGCAAGGACGATCTCGCGGTGTACAGCCCGGACACCGCACAATGGTCGATCCGGTCCGCATCCGGAGCATCTTCTTATGTAATCGTCTGGGGCCTAGCCGGCAACCCCGACCAGCAGCCGGTGGCGGCCGACTACGACGGCGACGGCAAGGCCGACCTCGCCGTCTTCGAGCACGCGACCGGACTCTGGACCATCCGCAACTCCGGCGGCGCCCAGGCCTCGGTGATCAACTGCGGCTTCTTCCGACCGGACGAGATCCCCGTCATGGCCGACTACGACGGCGACGGCAAGGCCGACCCCGCCGTCTACATCCCGGCCACGGCCCAGTGGATCATCGCCGAATCGGCCGGGGCCAACCTCCCGGTCGTCGTCTGGGGCCAGACCAGCACCGACATCCCCCTGACGGGCGACTACGACGGCGACGGCAAGGCCGACTTCGCGGTCTATCGGCCCTCGACGGCGCAGTGGTTCATCCGGAACTCGTCGGACCTGTCGGCGACCGTCGTCGTCTGGGGTCGCGCCGGATCGGGCGACATCCCCCTGATCCGCAGGACCGCCGACGGCAACGACGCCATCACATCCCGCCCCGCCGCCTCGGCCCGCCAGGCATCGCCCGCGGCGCAGTCCGTCGCGCCCCCAGCGTTGACGGTCCCCGCGGCATCGGCTTCGCCCCCGATCATCACGGCCAGGGCCGTCCCCAACAGCGCCGCGTCCCGCGCCCGCCTCCTCGGCGCAACGCCCCGGCGCACCCCACCGCCGGCCGAGGCCCCGCTAACCATGGCCGCTCCCGACTCAGCCCCGCCAGGCAAGGCACGACGATTCAATGCATGGAATCATCACCATTGA
- a CDS encoding methyltransferase domain-containing protein, whose amino-acid sequence MSSQSAETKPDSDDRLPDYQGLLGAYHRAFAAELQAMVDSLPIAQGDRVLDLACGDGVYSAWLARRVGETGLVASVDLLPAYLRLTRDQAGGDPRVSPTAARLEDLPFADGAFDVVWCAQSLYSLPEPVEALKQMARVVRPGGVVAILENDTLHHVLLPWPVDVELAVRQAEHDAYKRESDEPEKFYVGRRLVQVFRDAGLVRPAEQSRATVRQAPLGPDERTFLLEYFRDLANRARPRLTPAMQTTFDALTTPGSPHCMAESPDLSLTCIDHVIWGFKPDAE is encoded by the coding sequence ATGTCCTCCCAATCCGCCGAGACCAAGCCCGACTCCGACGACCGCCTGCCCGACTACCAGGGGCTCCTGGGCGCCTACCACCGCGCCTTCGCCGCCGAGCTCCAGGCCATGGTCGACTCCCTGCCCATCGCCCAGGGCGATCGCGTCCTCGACCTGGCCTGCGGCGACGGCGTCTACTCCGCCTGGCTGGCCCGGCGGGTCGGCGAGACCGGCCTCGTCGCCTCCGTCGACCTCCTCCCCGCATACCTCAGGCTGACCCGCGACCAGGCCGGAGGAGACCCCCGCGTCAGCCCGACGGCCGCCAGGCTCGAGGACTTGCCCTTCGCCGACGGCGCCTTCGACGTCGTCTGGTGCGCCCAGAGCCTCTACAGCCTGCCCGAGCCCGTCGAGGCCCTGAAGCAAATGGCCCGGGTCGTCCGGCCGGGCGGCGTCGTGGCCATCCTGGAGAACGACACCCTGCATCACGTCCTGCTCCCCTGGCCGGTCGACGTCGAGCTGGCCGTGCGCCAGGCCGAGCACGACGCCTACAAGCGCGAATCCGACGAGCCCGAGAAGTTCTACGTCGGCCGCCGCCTGGTGCAGGTCTTCCGAGACGCCGGCCTCGTCCGCCCCGCCGAGCAGAGCCGTGCCACCGTCCGCCAGGCCCCGCTAGGCCCCGACGAGCGCACCTTCCTCCTCGAATACTTCCGAGACCTCGCCAACCGAGCCCGCCCCCGCCTGACCCCCGCCATGCAAACCACCTTCGACGCCCTGACCACCCCCGGTTCCCCCCACTGCATGGCCGAAAGCCCCGACCTCAGCCTGACTTGCATCGACCACGTCATCTGGGGCTTCAAGCCCGACGCCGAATAA